Proteins found in one Thermoanaerobaculia bacterium genomic segment:
- a CDS encoding penicillin-binding protein 2 → MKSRLFCVLALLTLWIGAIAARLYHLQVNRHDEFARRAERQQQRVIELDPPRGTIYDARGRELAVSVEVESAFAVPREVRDPRGAAVKLARALEVDGAKLERLLGADREFVWVARKLDPPQARRVKELGLPGIYFLEESKRYYPLREVGAQTLGYVGTDNHGLAGLEAMYDKVVAGKPGRRTVLRDARQGMAVPANLPSAAPVPGNDLHLTIDAALQQIAERELAKATARYRAQSGSVVLLEPATGAVLALASWPTFDPNRFATATDEQRRNRPVSDAYEPGSTFKMVTAAAALEEGLIDPEETLDCEMGGITLAGVRISDHKAFGTLTFRDVIAKSSNVGTIKTSLRLSNATFYDAIRAFGFGRTSGLDLPGESPGLLMPVARWPALAKAYISFGQGISITPLQLALAFGAVANGGRLLEPYLVRQSGSGPLARLHHPQPVERGRPVSPRTLAVVADLLAGVTLEGGTGKAAVVPGYPVAGKTGTAQKAEPGKGYLANEFVASFAGYAPTQHPAIVAVVVIDDPRPVYHGGEVAAPVFAAIAQEALLYLNVPPQRERPERWPGEPPPPSEEESTSPDSPTPPDTPENPLAQPSPEEGIVTAALEVGEPVPASLPEGSLPDLAGMTARQALAATADLRLYPILRGAGVVQRQEPPPGSPMPPPGTRVELYLASGAGG, encoded by the coding sequence GTGAAGAGCCGTCTCTTCTGTGTGCTCGCCCTGCTCACGCTGTGGATCGGAGCGATCGCCGCTCGGCTCTATCACCTTCAGGTGAACCGTCACGACGAGTTCGCCCGTCGTGCCGAGCGCCAGCAGCAGCGTGTCATCGAGCTCGATCCGCCGCGCGGCACGATCTACGACGCGCGCGGCCGTGAGCTCGCGGTCTCGGTCGAGGTCGAATCGGCGTTCGCGGTGCCGCGCGAGGTGCGCGACCCGCGCGGAGCGGCGGTGAAGCTGGCGCGGGCGCTCGAGGTCGACGGCGCGAAGCTCGAGCGGTTGCTCGGCGCCGATCGCGAGTTCGTCTGGGTGGCTCGCAAGCTCGACCCGCCACAGGCGCGGCGCGTGAAGGAGCTCGGCCTGCCCGGGATCTACTTCCTCGAGGAGTCCAAGCGCTACTACCCGCTGCGCGAAGTCGGGGCGCAGACGCTGGGCTACGTCGGCACCGACAATCATGGCCTGGCAGGGCTCGAGGCGATGTACGACAAGGTGGTGGCGGGCAAGCCGGGCCGGCGCACGGTGCTGCGCGACGCCCGGCAGGGCATGGCCGTGCCGGCGAATCTGCCGTCGGCGGCGCCGGTGCCGGGCAACGACCTGCACCTCACGATCGACGCCGCCCTGCAGCAGATCGCGGAGCGCGAGCTGGCGAAGGCGACGGCGCGCTATCGCGCCCAGAGCGGCAGCGTGGTGCTGCTCGAGCCAGCGACGGGCGCGGTGCTGGCGCTCGCCTCCTGGCCGACCTTCGATCCCAACCGCTTCGCGACCGCCACCGACGAGCAGCGACGCAACCGCCCGGTGAGCGACGCCTACGAGCCCGGCTCGACCTTCAAGATGGTGACGGCGGCGGCGGCCCTCGAAGAGGGGCTGATCGACCCCGAGGAGACGCTCGACTGCGAGATGGGCGGCATCACCCTGGCGGGCGTCCGCATCTCCGACCACAAGGCGTTCGGCACACTCACCTTCCGCGACGTCATCGCCAAGTCTTCGAACGTCGGCACGATCAAGACCTCGCTCCGGCTCTCGAACGCGACCTTCTACGACGCCATCCGCGCCTTCGGCTTCGGACGCACCTCGGGCCTGGATCTTCCGGGCGAGAGCCCGGGCCTTCTGATGCCGGTCGCGCGCTGGCCGGCGCTCGCCAAGGCCTACATCTCCTTCGGGCAGGGTATCTCGATCACTCCGCTCCAGCTCGCGCTCGCCTTCGGCGCGGTCGCCAACGGGGGACGCCTGCTCGAGCCCTACCTGGTGCGGCAGTCGGGGAGCGGCCCTCTCGCCCGGCTCCACCACCCGCAGCCGGTGGAGCGGGGTCGTCCGGTATCGCCGCGCACGCTCGCCGTGGTGGCCGATCTCCTCGCCGGGGTAACGCTCGAGGGCGGCACCGGCAAGGCCGCCGTCGTGCCCGGCTATCCGGTGGCCGGAAAGACCGGTACGGCCCAGAAGGCAGAGCCCGGCAAGGGCTACCTCGCGAACGAGTTCGTCGCCAGTTTCGCCGGCTACGCACCGACGCAGCATCCGGCGATCGTCGCGGTCGTTGTCATCGACGATCCGCGTCCGGTCTATCACGGCGGCGAAGTGGCGGCGCCGGTCTTCGCGGCGATCGCGCAGGAGGCGCTGCTCTACTTGAACGTTCCGCCGCAGCGCGAGCGGCCCGAGCGCTGGCCGGGCGAGCCCCCGCCGCCCTCGGAAGAGGAGTCAACCTCTCCGGATTCTCCGACCCCTCCGGACACTCCGGAGAATCCACTCGCCCAGCCCAGCCCGGAGGAGGGCATCGTGACCGCCGCGCTCGAGGTTGGGGAGCCGGTTCCGGCGAGCCTGCCCGAAGGATCGCTCCCGGACCTCGCCGGCATGACTGCGCGCCAGGCGCTCGCGGCCACCGCCGACCTCCGCCTCTATCCGATCCTGCGCGGCGCCGGTGTGGTCCAGCGGCAGGAGCCGCCGCCGGGCTCGCCGATGCCGCCGCCCGGCACCCGGGTGGAGCTCTATCTGGCAAGCGGAGCGGGCGGATGA
- a CDS encoding UDP-N-acetylmuramoyl-L-alanyl-D-glutamate--2,6-diaminopimelate ligase has product MRLSALLQDLGVTGDLGSDPEVFGVRHDSRTVEPGELFVTWSGAKFDGRLFAGQALERGAVAVLADRPRPAETPAGIPWLTVAEPRALLGDLAAPLYGHPDRDLTLIGVTGTNGKSTVVELCAAILEAAGRPCGRIGTLGYHFAGDDLGGGAAGAGAGASVRTSPEASDLFRLLAAMRARGARAVAMEVSSHALVQGRVKGARFDVALFTNLTRDHLDFHGDLASYFSAKRSLFTALKPEGQGVANLDDAYGRRLAGELGLVHTFGSTGSGAAVRPAGVDLDGEGLRGALATPRGQMRLRSPLLGRYNLSNLLAAVAGAEALGLPFEAMSRGIEATRPLAGRMEAVRAGQPFLAVVDYAHTDAALEAAIRSLRELTGTKVAVVFGCGGDRDTGKRPLMGKIAGDLADLPIATSDNPRSEDPLAILAAVEQGLKASTNRNYRIVPDRR; this is encoded by the coding sequence ATGAGGCTGTCCGCCCTCCTCCAGGATCTCGGCGTCACCGGAGACCTCGGGTCCGACCCCGAGGTCTTCGGCGTTCGTCACGACTCGCGCACGGTCGAGCCGGGAGAGCTCTTCGTCACCTGGAGCGGGGCGAAGTTCGACGGCCGGCTGTTCGCCGGCCAGGCACTCGAGCGCGGCGCGGTGGCGGTGCTCGCCGACCGCCCGCGCCCGGCCGAGACGCCGGCGGGGATCCCCTGGCTCACCGTTGCCGAACCTCGCGCCCTGCTCGGCGACCTCGCCGCGCCGCTCTACGGCCACCCCGATCGCGACCTGACGCTCATCGGCGTCACCGGCACGAACGGCAAGTCGACGGTCGTCGAGCTCTGCGCGGCGATTCTCGAGGCGGCGGGCCGGCCCTGCGGGCGGATCGGCACCCTGGGGTACCACTTCGCGGGCGACGACCTCGGCGGGGGGGCTGCGGGCGCGGGCGCCGGGGCGAGCGTGCGCACGAGCCCCGAAGCCTCCGATCTCTTCCGCCTGCTCGCCGCGATGCGCGCCCGTGGCGCGCGCGCGGTGGCGATGGAGGTCTCGTCCCATGCCCTGGTCCAGGGTCGCGTCAAGGGGGCGCGCTTCGACGTCGCGCTGTTCACCAACCTGACCCGCGATCACCTCGATTTTCACGGCGACCTGGCGAGCTACTTCTCGGCCAAGCGCAGTCTCTTCACGGCTCTGAAGCCCGAGGGGCAGGGCGTGGCGAATCTCGACGACGCCTACGGCCGGCGGCTCGCCGGCGAGCTCGGCCTCGTGCATACCTTCGGCTCCACGGGCTCGGGCGCCGCGGTGCGCCCCGCCGGCGTCGACCTCGACGGCGAAGGACTCCGCGGCGCGCTCGCCACGCCGCGCGGCCAGATGCGCCTGCGCTCGCCGCTCCTCGGCCGCTACAACCTCTCGAACCTGCTGGCGGCGGTGGCCGGAGCGGAGGCGCTGGGGCTGCCGTTCGAAGCGATGTCGCGCGGCATCGAAGCGACACGGCCGCTCGCCGGACGCATGGAGGCGGTGCGAGCCGGTCAGCCGTTCCTGGCCGTGGTCGACTACGCCCATACCGACGCCGCGCTCGAGGCGGCCATCCGCTCGCTGCGCGAGCTCACCGGAACGAAGGTCGCCGTGGTCTTCGGCTGCGGTGGCGACCGCGACACGGGCAAGCGCCCATTGATGGGCAAGATCGCGGGCGACCTCGCAGACCTTCCGATCGCGACCTCCGACAATCCGCGCAGCGAGGATCCGCTGGCGATTCTCGCCGCGGTCGAGCAGGGTCTCAAGGCGAGCACCAACCGCAACTACCGCATCGTGCCCGACCGCCG